One Fibrobacter sp. UWB2 DNA window includes the following coding sequences:
- a CDS encoding ferredoxin, whose amino-acid sequence MAITKVWLDESSDECVSCGACEATCDAVFSVPEKMVVKEGVDFSAYENEIKDAADSCPAGVIKFS is encoded by the coding sequence ATGGCAATTACGAAAGTTTGGCTCGATGAATCTAGCGACGAATGCGTCTCCTGCGGCGCTTGCGAAGCAACTTGCGATGCAGTCTTCTCCGTTCCGGAAAAGATGGTCGTTAAGGAAGGCGTTGACTTCAGCGCTTACGAAAACGAAATCAAGGACGCTGCTGACAGCTGCCCGGCCGGCGTGATCAAGTTCTCGTAA
- a CDS encoding Tex family protein translates to MDFSAIIAEELNLEVWRVSKALELMDQGGTIPFIARYRKDQTGTLNEIELRDISHRRDYLQELVDRKETILKSIEEQGKLTPELKAQIEACKDKTLLEDIYAPFKPKKRTRATIAKELGLEPLARLMWAQENTGNTAEEIARIYLSEEKGLADPRAALKGAADILAEEVADNAEYRQYLRNKVEKTGVMVSKVKKDFEKQETKFKDYYDFSEPVSKIPSHRMLALRRGEKEKVLRLSIEVPNEEMIGYLQNQVIKHDSVWKPYLEDMCKDAWERLLQPSMESEVRLLLKDAAEEEAFKVFSKNLQDVLLAAPAGHKAVLALDPGFRTGCKVAVLDKNGKFMDHGIIKPHEPWNDKAGAAVYLMSLIDKYQIDLIAIGNGTASRETDAFCGEMALKFKGKVPPRVIVSEAGASVYSASMIAIAEFPKEDVTTRGAISIGRRLQDPLAELVKVDPQSIGVGQYQHDVNQRELKKRLDEVVESCVNMVGVDVNSASAPLLSHVAGLSNTLSEAIVKYREENGAYASREDLKKVKGFGPKAFEQAAGFMRIPGAENPLDDSAVHPENYALVEKMAEKVGVPVKEMVGNADAVKGIKLDEFLSDEVGRATLEDILKELQKPSRDPRKEFRYAKFDDRIKTINDLVTGSWMEGVVTNVANFGAFVDIGVHQDGLVHISEISDKYVTDAKDVLTVGDVVKVRVVAVDANQKRISLSMKQEQTDGVAGAGANGPRGQRVGGPRGNFGHRDGGARPQGGIQGHATIADLKNKIAGKERPGFAQKKPQAAQPAKLNALLKSMKKGF, encoded by the coding sequence ATGGACCAGGGGGGCACGATCCCCTTTATCGCCCGTTACCGTAAGGACCAGACGGGTACATTGAACGAAATTGAACTCCGCGACATCAGCCACCGTCGCGACTACCTCCAGGAACTTGTGGACCGCAAGGAAACGATCCTCAAGAGCATCGAGGAACAGGGCAAGCTCACGCCGGAACTCAAGGCACAGATTGAAGCTTGCAAGGACAAGACTCTTCTCGAAGATATTTACGCTCCGTTCAAGCCGAAGAAGCGTACTCGCGCAACGATTGCAAAGGAACTTGGTCTGGAACCGCTCGCCCGCCTGATGTGGGCTCAGGAAAATACCGGAAACACGGCAGAAGAAATTGCACGCATTTATTTGTCCGAAGAAAAGGGCCTTGCCGACCCGCGTGCCGCCCTCAAGGGTGCTGCAGACATCCTCGCCGAAGAAGTTGCAGACAACGCCGAATACCGCCAGTACCTCCGCAACAAGGTCGAAAAGACTGGCGTCATGGTTTCCAAGGTCAAGAAGGATTTCGAAAAGCAAGAAACCAAGTTCAAGGACTACTACGACTTTAGCGAACCGGTCTCCAAGATTCCGAGCCACCGTATGCTCGCTCTCCGCCGTGGCGAAAAGGAAAAGGTGCTCCGCCTCTCCATCGAAGTCCCGAACGAAGAAATGATCGGTTACCTCCAGAATCAGGTCATCAAGCACGACTCTGTCTGGAAGCCGTATCTCGAAGATATGTGCAAGGACGCTTGGGAACGCTTGCTCCAGCCGAGCATGGAAAGCGAAGTGCGCCTCCTCCTCAAGGACGCCGCCGAAGAAGAAGCTTTCAAGGTGTTCTCCAAGAATCTCCAGGACGTTTTGCTCGCCGCTCCGGCAGGCCACAAGGCTGTGCTCGCCCTTGACCCGGGTTTCCGTACGGGTTGCAAGGTCGCTGTGCTCGACAAGAACGGCAAGTTCATGGATCACGGCATCATCAAGCCGCATGAACCGTGGAACGACAAGGCTGGTGCCGCAGTTTATCTGATGAGCCTCATCGACAAGTATCAGATTGACCTCATCGCTATCGGTAACGGTACGGCTAGCCGCGAAACGGACGCTTTCTGTGGCGAAATGGCTCTCAAGTTCAAGGGCAAGGTTCCGCCGCGCGTTATCGTCTCCGAAGCTGGTGCATCTGTCTATAGCGCAAGCATGATTGCTATCGCCGAATTCCCGAAGGAAGACGTGACGACCCGTGGTGCTATTTCCATTGGCCGCCGCTTGCAGGACCCGCTCGCTGAACTTGTCAAGGTTGATCCGCAGTCCATTGGCGTGGGTCAGTACCAGCACGACGTGAACCAGCGCGAACTCAAGAAGCGTTTGGACGAAGTCGTGGAAAGCTGCGTGAACATGGTCGGTGTCGACGTGAACAGCGCTTCTGCTCCGCTCCTCTCTCACGTGGCTGGCCTCAGCAACACGCTCTCTGAAGCGATTGTGAAGTACCGCGAAGAAAATGGCGCTTATGCAAGCCGTGAAGATTTGAAGAAGGTCAAGGGTTTTGGCCCGAAGGCTTTCGAACAGGCCGCAGGCTTTATGCGTATCCCGGGTGCTGAAAACCCGCTCGACGATTCCGCTGTGCATCCTGAAAACTACGCTCTTGTCGAAAAGATGGCTGAAAAGGTCGGCGTTCCGGTCAAGGAAATGGTCGGCAATGCAGACGCTGTGAAGGGCATCAAGCTCGACGAATTCCTCTCCGACGAAGTCGGTCGTGCTACTTTGGAAGATATCCTCAAGGAACTCCAGAAGCCGAGCCGCGACCCGCGTAAGGAATTCCGTTATGCTAAGTTCGATGACCGCATCAAGACCATCAACGACCTCGTGACGGGTAGCTGGATGGAAGGTGTCGTGACGAACGTCGCTAACTTCGGTGCTTTCGTGGACATCGGTGTGCACCAGGACGGTCTCGTACACATTTCTGAAATCAGCGACAAGTATGTGACGGACGCTAAGGACGTGCTTACGGTCGGTGACGTGGTGAAGGTTCGCGTGGTTGCAGTCGATGCTAACCAGAAGCGCATCAGCCTTTCCATGAAGCAGGAACAGACGGACGGTGTTGCCGGTGCTGGCGCTAATGGTCCTCGCGGTCAGCGCGTGGGTGGCCCGCGTGGTAACTTCGGTCATCGCGACGGTGGTGCTCGCCCGCAGGGTGGCATCCAGGGTCATGCAACGATTGCCGACCTCAAGAACAAGATTGCCGGTAAGGAACGCCCGGGCTTTGCTCAGAAGAAGCCGCAGGCCGCCCAGCCCGCCAAGCTGAACGCTCTTCTTAAATCTATGAAGAAGGGCTTCTAA